In one window of Camelina sativa cultivar DH55 chromosome 15, Cs, whole genome shotgun sequence DNA:
- the LOC104747383 gene encoding B3 domain-containing protein At2g16210-like, with translation MARNADYLRCLQERKNEGFFKAVRSIDVASENMRALPHDFVRSFSDKELSCKMKIRTQWGRSWEVAISKNPRFYFMEKSGWEKFVKDNALGHSEFLTFTHKGNMSFTVSIFKQNGKEMLQPSQSRASLASSSRIKTEQRRGSVYNDVKKDKVVSPELSNRGATREAESNGGEKYKRKLSFRKKKPEETQNSKRSEKVVRARRDSAASSSSSVPEFTILFKKAYLIFLRIPVSFAKDHMSEEKTMFKIHHPDGKKSWNVVYLVRFRAFSGGWRSLVKEYPIDIGDTCKFTLIEPNELLLVVFKP, from the exons ATGGCTAGGAACGCTGATTACCTTCGGTGCTTACAAGAACGCAAGAATGAAGGCTTCTTTAAGGCTGTTCGGAGTATAGATGTTGCTTCCGAAAACATG CGAGCACTTCCTCATGACTTCGTGAGAAGCTTCTCCGACAAAGAGCTCTCATGTAAGATGAAGATAAGAACACAGTGGGGACGCTCTTGGGAAGTAGCAATTTCCAAAAACCCAAGATTCTACTTCATGGAGAAGTCTGGTTGGGAGAAGTTTGTGAAGGACAATGCCTTGGGACACAGTGAGTTTCTTACATTCACTCACAAAGGGAACATGAGTTTCACTGTCAGCATCTTCAAACAAAACGGCAAGGAGATGCTCCAACCTTCACAGTCCAGAGCATCCTTGGCTTCTTCTA GTCGGattaaaacagaacaaagaagagGTAGTGTCTACAATGATGTCAAGAAGGACAAGGTGGTGTCTCCTGAGTTGAGTAATCGTGGCGCAACAAGGGAAGCTGAATCAAATGGAGGAGAAAAGTACAAAAGGAAGCTCAGCTTTAGGAAGAAGAAACCTGAGGAAACCCAAAACTCCAAGAGAAGTGAGAAAGTGGTTAGGGCCAGGAGGGATTCTGCAGCTTCCTCTTCGTCTTCGGTTCCAGAATTCACCATCTTATTCAAGAAAGCATATCTCATATTCCTG aGGATCCCGGTTTCTTTTGCAAAGGATCATATGTCGGAGGAGAAGACAATGTTCAAGATCCATCACCCAGATGGGAAGAAATCCTGGAATGTGGTTTATCTAGTGAGGTTTAGAGCTTTCTCTGGTGGATGGCGCTCTCTGGTTAAAGAGTATCCCATTGATATTGGGGATACTTGCAAATTCACACTCATCGAACCAAACGAGCTGCTTCTCGTTGTCTTTAAACCCTAA
- the LOC104748723 gene encoding F-box protein At2g23160-like encodes MNSSSSPISIDLIMEILSSLPSKSVARFHCVSKLWASMLASSYFKELFRTKSLAKPRLLFAIVKKDKWRFFSLPQLHNPYEKSSSTLVAAAEFHVKFPRKILHNSNRLYFAHGYASGLIYFKGASADDRLVICNPNTGGYAVFIEERYD; translated from the coding sequence atgaattcatcatcatctcccaTATCGATTGATCTCATCATGGAGATCTTGTCGAGTCTGCCTTCAAAGTCAGTAGCGAGGTTTCATTGCGTGTCGAAGCTGTGGGCATCAATGTTGGCTAGTTCATATTTCAAGGAGTTGTTCCGGACCAAGTCCTTGGCTAAGCCACGCCTCTTATTCGCCATCGTAAAAAAAGATAAGTGGCGCTTCTTCTCGTTGCCTCAGCTTCACAACCCATACGAAAAGTCGTCGTCGACTCTTGTAGCAGCCGCCGAATTTCATGTGAAGTTCCCTCGAAAGATCCTTCATAATAGTAACCGATTATATTTTGCACATGGCTACGCCTCTGGTTTGATCTATTTCAAAGGTGCTTCGGCCGACGATAGACTTGTGATATGTAACCCCAACACAGGAGGGTATGCAGTATTTATAGAAGAGAGATATGACTGA
- the LOC104748724 gene encoding uncharacterized protein LOC104748724, with translation MAASQNDIIDISASSQLHNVNMSNVTKLTASNFLMWDRQVRALLAGYGLASYLDSTVAPPDPTIQVNDVSKENPKYVLWQCQDQLLYSSLLGAISIDVQPILSKADTSAQIWQILSSTYAKPSWGHIKQIREQIKQWKKGTRTVDAYVQGFTTRFDQLALLGKPYEHEEQIDYILSGLPEDYKPVIDQIDGRDTPPSLTELHEKLINFELKPQMQVSISSSIPVTANAAFHKXKVTVVGLVSKIYMIPITSSTSLPCTMHQNTL, from the coding sequence ATGGCTGCTTCTCAAAATGACATCATTGACATCTCGGCTTCCTCTCAACTCCACAATGTCAATATGTCGAATGTGACTAAACTCACGGCCTCCAACTTTTTGATGTGGGATCGTCAAGTTCGTGCCCTGTTAGCTGGTTATGGGCTTGCAAGCTATCTTGATAGCACCGTCGCTCCACCGGATCCCACCATTCAAGTCAATGACGTCTCTAAAGAGAATCCAAAATATGTTCTTTGGCAGTGCCAAGATCAGCTTCTCTACTCTAGTCTCTTGGGTGCCATCTCCATTGATGTTCAGCCGATCTTATCCAAAGCCGACACCTCTGCTCAGATTTGGCAGATCCTCTCCTCTACGTATGCTAAACCAAGCTGGGGCCACATCAAACAAATCCGAGAACAAATCAAGCAATGGAAGAAAGGCACCAGAACTGTCGATGCATACGTTCAAGGCTTCACTACGAGATTCGATCAACTTGCCTTGCTTGGGAAACCTTATGAGCATGAAGAACAGATTGACTACATTCTCAGCGGGCTTCCTGAGGATTATAAGCCGGTTATTGACCAGATCGATGGTCGCGACACTCCACCCTCTTTAACAGAGCTTCACGAGAAACTCATTAACTTTGAGTTGAAGCCCCAAATGCAAGTCTCTATTTCATCCTCGATACCGGTGACTGCAAATGCTGCTTTTCATAAGNATAAAGTGACAGTTGTAGGCTTAGTTTCAAAAATCTATATGATCCCAATAACTTCTTCAACTTCCCTTCCTTGCACAATGCATCAAAACACTCTTTGA
- the LOC104748727 gene encoding F-box protein At2g15640-like, whose amino-acid sequence MKWRTIKCSLEHEIASEGICINGVLFYLGETFSRHNDDHVLKSDYVIVCFDIRSEKFTFLDTERFCRLINYKGKLAVIYFEDDVNILSFLYRKRYHVEADAINKLHVWVLEDVEKQEWSKYAYTWTDDKFFRRRHVKVAGVTAWGEIVFSMDKYTPKEPFYVFYFNPERNTLQRVEIQGFGEACCSVYTFVDHVEDLNVNDLELLKSVNAPSVKREESEFDSDYTESESDY is encoded by the coding sequence ATGAAGTGGAGAACGATAAAATGTTCCTTGGAACATGAAATCGCGAGTGAAGGCatatgcatcaatggggttTTGTTTTACTTGGGTGAGACGTTCTCTCGGCATAATGATGATCACGTTTTAAAGTCTGATTATGTGATAGTTTGCTTTGACATTAGGTCTGAAAAATTCACCTTTTTGGACACAGAAAGGTTTTGTAGATTGATAAACTATAAGGGCAAATTAGCGGTGATTTATTTCGAAGATGATGTCAACATTCTTTCGTTTCTTTATAGGAAGAGATATCATGTCGAGGCTGATGCCATTAATAAGTTGCATGtgtgggttctagaggatgTTGAGAAACAGGAATGGTCTAAATATGCTTATACTTGGACCGACGATAAATTTTTCCGTCGTCGACACGTTAAGGTTGCTGGAGTGACTGCTTGGGGTGAAATTGTTTTTTCGATGGACAAGTATACACCTAAAGAaccattttatgttttctacttcaatcccgaaaggaacactctccaacgtGTTGAAATCCAAGGTTTTGGTGAAGCGTGTTGTAGCGTTTACACATTCGTAGACCATGTAGAAGATCTTAATGTTAACGATTTAGAACTACTCAAGTCAGTCAATGCTCCATCCgtgaagagagaagaatcaGAATTTGATTCAGATTAcacagaatcagaatcagactACTGA
- the LOC104748728 gene encoding F-box protein At2g15640-like, with amino-acid sequence MSSQNQNQKKIMSSSSPLSINDLMILIPNVLSRLPSKSVARFRCVSKRWASMLSSPSFKELFLTRSLAKPRLSFAIAENGNEPVEVCVWNFFSLPQLEYPYEQSSKNSNMTLVAAAEFYVRLSPGKVRINHFTNLKYFSCGYASGLLYMYGDRYQARPLICNPITGRYAILPYQYTYRKAYSFFGFDPIEKQYKALSMAYEGGPGRNKILTLEDGDLTWRRIKCPIRHDIKSDGVCINGVLYYLGNTSDYVIVCFDVRSEKFTFIDVERFCRLINYKGKLAVIFWEDDEDIYEKYHLDSDVYIHMENRPLHADPTNELRVWVLEDVEKQEWSKYEYTWTDDRFFRRHVSVVGATASGDIVFSMRKYKSNQPFYVFYFNPEKKTLQRVEIQGFGETFKKCFSVRTFVNHAEDLEANDLKLLKSVHPPLENAGYVEPSDSDSD; translated from the exons ATGAgttcacaaaaccaaaaccaaaaaaaaatcatgagttCATCATCTCCCCTCTCGATTAACGATCTCATGATTCTCATCCCGAACGTTTTGTCGAGATTGCCTTCAAAGTCAGTGGCAAGGTTTCGTTGCGTGTCGAAGCGATGGGCATCAATGTTGAGTAGTCCATCTTTCAAGGAGTTGTTCTTGACCAGGTCCTTGGCTAAGCCACGCCTCTCATTCGCCATCGCAGAAAACGGCAACGAACCAGTAGAAGTTTGTGTGTGGAACTTCTTCTCGCTGCCTCAGCTTGAGTATCCATATGAGCAATCATC TAAGAATTCCAACATGACCCTTGTAGCAGCCGCCGAATTTTATGTGAGATTATCTCCAGGCAAAGTACGGATCAATCATTTTACTaacctaaaatatttttcatgtgGCTACGCCTCTGGCTTGCTCTATATGTATGGTGATCGATACCAAGCTAGACCTCTTATATGTAACCCCATCACGGGACGGTATGCGATTTTACCTTATCAGTATACTTACCGAAAGGCTTATAGCTTTTTCGGGTTTGACCCGATTGAAAAGCAATACAAGGCATTGTCCATGGCTTATGAGGGTGGTCCTGGCCGTAATAAAATTCTTACACTTGAAGATGGAGATCTGACGTGGAGAAGGATCAAATGTCCCATACGACATGATATTAAGAGTGATGGGGTATGCATCAACGGGGTTTTGTATTACTTGGGTAATACGTCAGATTACgtgatagtttgctttgatgttaggtctgaaaAATTCACCTTTATTGATGTAGAAAGGTTTTGTCGATTGATAAACTATAAGGGCAAATTAGCTGTGATTTTTTGGGAGGATGATGAAGACATTTATGAGAAGTATCATTTGGATTCGGATGTCTACATTCATATGGAGAATCGTCCTCTCCACGCTGATCCCACTAATGAGTTACGCGTGTGGGTTTTAGAGGATGTTGAGAAACAAGAATGGtcgaaatatgagtacacttgGACCGATGATAGATTTTTCCGTCGTCACGTTTCCGTCGTTGGAGCGACTGCTTCGGGTGATATAGTGTTTTCGATGCGCAAGTATAAATCTAACCAaccgttttatgttttctacttcaatCCCGAAAAGAAGACACTCCAACGTGTTGAAATCCAAGGTTTTGGTGAAACTTTTAAGAAATGTTTTAGCGTTCGCACTTTTGTGAACCACGCAGAGGATCTTGAGGCTAATGATTTAAAACTACTCAAGTCAGTCCATCCTCCATTGGAGAACGCAGGATATGTAGAACcatcagattcagattcagactaA
- the LOC104748730 gene encoding F-box protein At2g15640-like, translated as MSSSSPISIDILEEILSRLPSKSVARFRCVSKRWASMLSSPYFTELFLTRSLAKPRLLFAIAENGNEQVDVCVWNFLSLPQLEYPYEQSSSSTLVATAEFYVRFSPDKVRINHLTNLKYFSCGYASGLLYMYGDRHMICNPITGRYAILPHRYTYRKAYSFFGVDPIEKQYKVLSMVYYCGPGHDKILTLEDGDLTWRRIKCPVRHDIKSDGVCINGVLYYLGDTSDCINDAHVVTSGYVIVCFDVRSEKFTFIDVERFCRLINYKGKLAVIFWEDDEDIYEKCHLESDVYIYIENSLDAEAINELHVWVLEDVEKQEWSKYEYTWTDDRFFRFHVSVVGATASGEIVFSMRKYISNEPFYVFYFNPEKKTLQRVEIQGFGETFKKCLSVRTFVNHVKDLDTNDLKLLKSVHSPDLSDSDSDSDSDSDSD; from the exons ATGAGTTCATCGTCTCCCATATCGATTG ACATCCTGGAGGAGATATTGTCGAGATTGCCTTCAAAGTCAGTCGCGAGGTTTCGTTGCGTGTCTAAGCGATGGGCATCAATGTTGAGTAGTCCATATTTCACGGAGTTGTTCTTGACCAGGTCCTTAGCTAAGCCACGCCTCTTATTCGCCATCGCAGAAAACGGCAACGAACAAGTAGACGTCTGTGTGTGGAACTTCTTATCGCTGCCTCAGCTTGAGTATCCATATGAGCAATCATCCTCATCGACCCTTGTAGCAACCGCGGAATTTTATGTGAGATTCTCTCCAGACAAAGTACGGATCAATCATCTGACTaacctaaaatatttttcatgtgGCTACGCCTCTGGCTTGCTCTATATGTATGGTGATCGACATATGATATGTAACCCCATCACGGGACGGTATGCGATCCTACCTCATCGTTATACCTACAGAAAGGCGTATAGCTTTTTCGGGGTTGACCCGATTGAAAAGCAATACAAGGTATTGTCCATGGTTTATTACTGTGGTCCTGGCCATGATAAAATTCTTACACTTGAAGATGGAGATCTGACGTGGAGAAGGATCAAATGTCCCGTACGACATGATATTAAGAGTGATGGGGTATGCATCAACGGGGTTTTGTATTACTTGGGTGATACGTCGGATTGTATTAATGATGCCCATGTTGTGACGTCTGGTTATGTGATAgtttgttttgatgttaggtctgaaaAATTCACCTTTATTGATGTAGAAAGGTTTTGTCGATTGATAAATTACAAGGGTAAACTAGCTGTGATTTTTTGGGAGGATGATGAAGACATTTATGAGAAGTGTCATTTGGAGTCGGATGTCTACATTTATATTGAGAATAGTCTCGACGCTGAAGCTATTAATGAGTTACATGTGTGGGTTTTAGAGGATGTTGAGAAACAGGAATGGTCGAAATATGAATACACTTGGACGGATGATAGATTCTTCCGTTTTCACGTTTCTGTCGTTGGAGCGACTGCTTCGGGTGAAATAGTGTTTTCAATGCGCAAGTATATATCTAACGAaccgttttatgttttctatttcaatCCTGAAAAGAAGACACTCCAACGTGTTGAGATCCAAGGTTTTGGTGAAACTTTTAAGAAATGTTTAAGCGTTCGCACTTTTGTAAACCACGTAAAGGATCTTGATACTAATGATTTAAAACTACTCAAGTCAGTCCATTCTCCAGATTtatcagattcagattcagattcagattcagattcagattcagactaA